Proteins found in one Poecilia reticulata strain Guanapo linkage group LG6, Guppy_female_1.0+MT, whole genome shotgun sequence genomic segment:
- the LOC103466330 gene encoding putative tyramine receptor 2 yields the protein MRGAPTSTGGSGNITVWEAYIDFALVVTNSFVLLITSAVGTAANIFVILAVCRQKSLQTSVNALVVNLAVVDLLRCTXDCPVLLHVIVTLHRGGHVDRLICDAQTASFSFSCCIQLSTLGCISAERYQAIANPFKTTQRKRRMMALIPLTWLLGVSLAAVCQVFLKDSPVYVRCKEGQRGTSSTYDTVGLYVLLPLWVSCFGVITGFYARIFALLRSHNRKIFDEGTLVPSKVSKEDKHTPAVENGQDKCENKQILSTSVVEPSRVGKNSLLTXEVAPQSASISPERKNGFKITVEMSHLEKEQLHPLAAPXALQTVEKTLKTEQSRADKTEATASNQDXPAHRETQEKSRXLNRXNQTGESPKPESPVKENSLLIVPSTQLELPKSTSVLLTGPKQENSTGGETQAAPTLDQEPPLPPVQSNEAVNQEVQLEGAVCVMPSKASKERVXKRKETKMAKRAGYIIITFLLFWLPLITTILVNFLVHKNREMQTPVIQDMEILSVSVSCITSLSDPIIYAAVNPQFRSEFHKLRSWVKSRFYRK from the exons ATGAGAGGGGCGCCCACGTCTACAGGGGGCTCTGGGAACATCACCGTTTGGGAGGCCTACATTGACTTCGCCCTTGTGGTGACAAACAGTTTTGTTCTGCTAATCACCTCCGCTGTGGGAACAGCGGCGAACATCTTCGTGATCCTGGCGGTGTGYCGCCAGAAGTCGCTGCAAACGTCCGTCAACGCGCTGGTGGTGAACCTCGCTGTCGTGGACCTTCTGCGCTGCACCSTCGACTGYCCGGTTCTGCTGCACGTCATCGTGACCCTGCACCGCGGAGGGCATGTGGACCGTCTGATCTGTGACGCGCAAACGGCCTCcttctccttcagctgctgcatCCAGCTGTCGACGCTGGGCTGCATAAGCGCGGAGAGGTACCAGGCGATTGCGAATCCCTTCAAAACAACTCAGCGAAAACGACGGATGATGGCACTGATTCCTCTTACGTGGCTCCTGGGAGTTTCACTGGCTGCCGTTTGTCAGGTGTTCTTGAAAGACTCACCTGTGTACGTAAGATGTAAAGAGGGCCAAAGAGGAACGTCCTCGACCTACGACACCGTTGGTCTCTACGTGCTGCTCCCTCTCTGGGTGTCCTGTTTCGGGGTGATCACTGGTTTCTACGCTCGCATTTTTGCTCTACTGAGATCACACAATCGCAAGATATTTGACGAAGGCACTTTGGTTCCTTCAAAAGTCTCAAAGGAAGACAAGCACACCCCTGCAGTGGAAAATGGGCAAGACAAATGTGAGAACAAGCAGATCCTGAGTACAAGCGTTGTTGAACCAAGTAGAGTTGGTAAAAATTCCCTCCTGACCTSTGAGGTCGCCCCACAAAGCGCCTCCATTAGTCCTGAGAGAAAAAACGGGTTTAAAATTACAGTAGAGATGAGTCACTTGGAGAAGGAGCAACTCCACCCTCTTGCAGCGCCAGRCGCACTGCAGACTGTGGAGAAAACGTTAAAAACGGAGCAAAGCAGAGCTGACAAAACAGAAGCAACAGCCTCAAATCAGGATAYGCCTGCTCACAGAGAGACGCAGGAGAAGTCAAGAARCCTTAACCGAGAKAATCAGACCGGAGAAAGCCCGAAACCTGAAAGTCCAGTCAAAGAGAACAGCCTCCTTATTGTACCATCTACTCAATTAGAGCTCCCTAAATCTACCTCTGTCTTATTGACTGGCCcgaaacaagaaaacagcacCGGAGGAGAAACACAGGCAGCGCCTACGCTAGATCAAGAGCCTCCACTGCCTCCTGTCCAAAGTAATGAAGCCGTAAACCARGAGGTCCAGTTGGAGGGGGCTGTCTGCGTCATGCCTTCGAAGGCCAGCAAGGAGAGAGTGARGAAACGAAAGGAAACTAAAATGGCCAAACGCGCCGGGTACATCATCATAACCTTCCTTTTGTTCTGGCTGCCGCTGATCACGACCATCTTGGTGAATTTTCTTGtccacaaaaacagagaaatgcag acgCCAGTCATTCAAGACATGGAGATYCTGTCGGTGTCCGTCTCCTGCATCACGTCCCTGAGCGACCCGATAATATACGCTGCAGTGAACCCGCAGTTTCGCTCAGAGTTTCACAAGCTAAGAAGCTGGGTTAAATCCAGATTCTATAGGAAGTGA